The Nocardioides marmorisolisilvae genomic interval CCTCCTCGGCATCGGCCCGCTCGACGGACCTGGCGACCACCGCGACCGAGTCACCGGCCTTCGGGGTCACGAACTTCACACCCATCGTGGACCGCCCGGTCGGACGGAACTCGCCATTGATCGGGCTGCGCACCACCTGACCCGTAGCCGTCACCGAGAGGATTTCGTCGCCCTCCTCCACGATGAACGCACCGACGAGGACGCCGCGCTGCTGGTTGGCCAGCGACATCGCCTTGATGCCGATGCCACCGCGGTTCTGCTCGCGGTACTCGGTGATCCGGGTGCGCTTGGCGAAGCCGCCGTCGGTCATCGTGAAGACGTACTGCGGGTGGACGCCGAAGTAGGGGCTGGTCGGCTCCTCGGAGGTGGCCGCGACCTGCTCGTCAGTGGGCGCTCCGGCAGCCTGGTCGGCCTCGGCCTCGGCGGCGACCTGCGCCTTGCGGATCACCGACATCGACAGCAGCGCGTCGCCGTCACGGAACTTCATCCCGGTGACCCCGGAGGTGGCCCGCCCCATCGGCCGTAGCTGGTTGTCGTTCGCCTCGAACCGGATCGCCTGACCCTTCCGGGACACCAGCAGGATGTGGTCGTCGGGACCGACCAGCTCGGCGCCGATCAGCTCGTCGTCGTCCTCCCGGAAGTTGATCGCGATGACTCCGGCCTGGCGCGGGCTGTTGTAGTCGCCCAGCCGGGTCTTCTTGACCAGCCCGGACCGGGTCGCGAGCACGAGGTACGGCGCCTGCTCGTAGTCGCGGATCGCCAGAACCTGGGCGATCTGCTCGTCGGGCTGGAAGCTGAGCAGCCCCGCCACATGCCCACCCTTGGCGTCGCGGGACGCCTCGGGAAGGTTGTAGGCCTTGGTCCGGTAGACGCGCCCCGCGGTCGTGAAGAACAGCAGCCAGTGGTGGTTGGAGGTGGCCATGAAGTGCTCGACCACGTCGTCGCCCTTCAGCGCCGCTCCACGCACGCCCTTGCCGCCACGCTTCTGGGTGCGGTAGTTCGACGCCAGGGTCCGCTTGGCGTAGCCGCCGCGGGTGATCGTGACCACCAGCTCCTCGTCGGGGATGAGGTCCTCCATCGAGAGGTCCCCGTCGGCGGCGATGAACTGGCTGCGCCGTTCGACGCCGAACTTGTTGACGATCTCGGCGAGCTCCTCGCTGACGATCGTCCGCTGGCGCTGCTCGCTGGCGAGGATCTCCTGCAGCTCGGCGATGATCAGCTCGAGCTCGGCCAGCCGGTCCATGATCTTCTGGCGCTCCAGCGCGGCCAGCCGGCGCAGCTGCATGTCGAGGATCGCGTTGGCCTGGAGCTCGTCGATCTCGAGCAGTTGGATCAGGCCCTGGCGCGCGTCGTCGACCTCGGGCGACCGCCGGATCAGCGCGATCACGTCGTCGAGCATGTCGAGGGCCTTGACCAGGCCGCGGAAGATGTGCGCCTCCTCCTCGCGCCGGCGCAGCCGGTGGCGGGTACGACGCTGGATGACGTCGATCTGGTGGGCAACCCAATGGCTGACGAACTGATCGAGGGTGAGGGTGCGGGGCACCCCGTCGACCAGCGCGAGCATGTTCGCGGAGAAGTTGGTCTGCAGCTCGGTGTGCTTGAAGAGGTTGTTCAGCACCACCCGGGCGACGGCGTCGCGCTTGAGTACGACGATGAGCTGCTGGCCGGTCCGCGAGGAGGTGTTGTCCTTGACGTCGGCGATCCCCTGGACCCGGCCGGAGTCGGCGAGCTCGGCGATCTTCAGTGCCAGGTTGTCCGGGTTGACCATGTAGGGCAGCTCGGAGATGACCAGCTGGGTGCGGCCCTTGGCGTCCTCGTCGACGGTGACGACCGCGCGCTGGGTGATCGATCCGCGACCGGTGCGGTAGGCCTGCTCGATGCCGGCTCGGCCGACGATGAGCGCGCCCATCGGGAAGTCCGGGCCCTTGATCCGCTCCAGCAGCGCTTCAAGGAGCTCCTCGCGGGTCGCCTCGGGGTGCTCCAGCGCCCACTGCACGCCGTCGGCCACCTCACGCAGGTTGTGGGGCGGGATGTTGGTGGCCATCCCGACCGCGATGCCGGCAGAGCCGTTGACCAGCAGGTTGGGGAACCGGCTCGGCAGGATCACCGGCTCCTGGCCCTTGCCGTCGTAGTTGGGCGCGAAGTCGACGGTGTCCTCGTCGATGTCGCGCACCATCTCCATGGCCAGCGGCGCCATCCGGCACTCGGTGTACCGCATCGCCGCGGCGGGGTCGTTGCCGGGCGAGCCGAAGTTGCCCTGTCCCTGGACCAGCGGCGCGCTCATCACCCAGGGCTGCGCGAGCCGGACCAGGGTGTCGTAGATCGCCGAGTCGCCGTGCGGGTGGTACTGACCCATCACGTCGCCGACGACGCGGGAGCACTTGTTGAAGCCGCGGTCGGGTCGGTAGCCGCCGTCGTACATCGCGTAGAGGACACGCCGGTGCACCGGCTTGAGCCCGTCGCGCACCTCCGGGAGCGCCCGGCCCACGATGACCGCCATCGCGTAGTCGATGTAGGACTGCTGCATCTCGTCCTGGAGCTCGACCTCGCGCACGCGAGGGTTCTCGGGAGGGAGTTCAGTCATGACTGGTCACTTTCACGTCGGCACAGGAAGTGCGAGGGGCGGGCATCGCTCCTCATGTCAGATGTCGAGGAACCGGACGTCTTTGGCGTTGCGCTGGATGAAGCTGCGTCGCTGCTCGACGTCCTCCCCCATCAGCACGGAGAACATCTCGTCGGCCCGGGCGGCGTCCTCGAGGTTCACCTGGAGGAGCAGCCGCTGGTCGGGGTCCATGGTCGTCTCCCACAGCTCGTCGGCGTTCATCTCGCCCAGACCCTTGTAGCGCTGCACCGGCATGTCCTTGGGGAGCTTCTTGCCAGACTCCAGGCCCGACCGCATCAGCGCGTCGCGCTCGGCGTCGGAGTAGACGAACTCGTGATCGTGGGGCTTGTTCCAGCGCAGTCGGTAGAGCGGCGGCTGCGCGAGATAGACGTAGCCGTGCTCGATCAGCGGCTTCATGAACCGGAACAGCAGGGTGAGCAGCAGCGTGCGGATGTGGTGACCGTCGACGTCGGCGTCGGCCATCAGCACGATCTTGTGGTACCGGAGCTTGTCGAGGTCGAACTCCTCGTGGATGCCGGTGCCGAGCGCGGAGATGATCGCCTGCACCTCGGTGTTGGCCAGCACCCTGTCGATCCGGGCCTTCTCCACGTTGAGGATCTTGCCTCGGATCGGCAGGATCGCCTGGATCCGCGGGTCGCGGCCGCCCTTGGCCGAGCCACCCGCCGAGTCGCCCTCGACGATGAAGACCTCGCACTCCTCGGGGTTGGTCGACTGACAGTCCGCCAGCTTGCCGGGCAGCCCGCCACCGCCGAGCAGCCCCTTGCGGGAGCGGGCCAGGTCGCGCGCCTTGCGGGCCGCGATCCGCGCCGAGGCGGCGGCCTGCGCCTTGCGGACGATGTCGCGGCCCTCGGCGGGGTTCTTCTCCAGCCACTCGCCGAGCTGGTCGTTGACGATCCGCTGCACGAAGCCCTTGGCCTCGGTGTTGCCGAGCTTGGTCTTGGTCTGGCCCTCGAACTGCGGCTCGGCGAGCTTGATCGAGATGATCGCGGTCAGGCCCTCGCGGATGTCGTCGCCGGAGACCCGGTCCTCGCGCTTCTTGATCAGCCCCCACTCCTCACCCCAGTGGTTGACCAGCGAGGTCAGCGAGGCGCGGAAGCCCTCCTCGTGGGTGCCGCCCTCGTGGGTGTTGATCGTGTTGGCGAAGGTGTGCACCGACTCGGTGAACGAGACGTTCCACTGCATCGCCAGCTCCAGGCTCATCTCCGAGCCGCCGTTGGCGGACTGGTTTGCCTCGAAGTTGATGATGGTGGGGTTGGCGGCCTGCTTGCTGCGGTTGAGGTACTCGACGTAGTCGACCAGGCCCCGCTCGTAGCAGAACCTGCGCTCGAGCCCGCCACCCTCGGCCGGATGGATCGCGTCCTGACCGGCCTGGTCGACGGAGTCGGCGATCGTGTCGTCCTGGACCGCCTCGACGATCTCGTCCGCGGCCGGCCGCTCGTCGCGCACGACGATCTCCAGGCCCTTGTTGAGGAAGGCGTACTCGCGGATCCGGTTGGTGATCGTCTCCAGGGAGTACGTCGTGGTCTCGAAGATGTCTTCGGAGGCGTAGAAGATGATCGTGGTGCCGGTGCGCTCGCCCTCCTCCATCGGGCGAACGTCCTCGAGGTCGCCGTCGGGGACACCGAGGGAGAACGTCTGTCGCCACAGATGGTCGCGGTTCTTCACCTCGACGACGACCCGCGAGGACAGCGCGTTGACCACGGAGATGCCGACACCGTGGAGGCCACCGGAGACCTTGTAGCCGCCACCGCCGAACTTGCCGCCGGCGTGCAGCATGGTGAGCGCCATGGTGACCGCGGGGATGCCCTCGGTCGGGTGGATGCCGGTGGGGATGCCACGGCCGTTGTCCTCGACGCTGACGCCGCCGTCGGCCCGCAGGGTCAGCACGATGCGGTCGCAGTAGCCGGCCAGCGCCTCGTCGACCGAGTTGTCCACGACCTCCCACACGAGGTGGTGCAGGCCGCGTTCACCGGTGGACCCGATGTACATGCCTGGGCGCTTGCGGACGGCCTCGAGACCCTCGAGGACTTGGATCGCGGAGGCGTCGTACGTCGACTCCACCGTGGTGTGGGCCGGCCCTCGCGTGATCGGATCGGTGACGACGTCGTCGGCCATCTCCTCGACGCCGTCGACGGCGTCCTCGTTGGTCTGGGGACTCGGCTCTGGACTCGACACCCGGTGACTTCCTGTTCGACTCTTGACACAAATGTGGCCGCCCCTCACAGCCCGTGTGCCGGGGCGACCTCGCATCGTCCAGTCTACCCGCTGAGGGCCCACAATCACGCGCGGCTGCCCGCGCGACCGGGGTGAAACGACGCCAGAGCGCCCCCAGGAGCCCGTTGAGTGGCCCCATGACGGGTTCGTGGGGCCGCGTCCTAGTCCCCATACGTCTGCGGGGCTGCTGAATCGACTCTGCGGGCCTGGTGCTCGCCCCGGAACCCGGTCGGCCGCCCGGTCAGCCGTAGGTGTCCCGTGGACCCCGGCCGCGGACCCGGTAGCGGCCCCGGCTCCACGAGGGTGCGTTGGGGCCGCGGACGTCGATCACGTCGACCGTCCCGTCGCCGAGCACCTGGTTGAGCCGGCGTACGACGTCCGCGACGAGCAGCTTCATCTGGGTCGCCCACGCCGTCGAGTCGGTGCGTACCACCAGCCGGCCGTCGGCGAACGACTCCGGCAGCACGTGCTGGCCGACCTCGGGCCCGACGATCGCCTCCCAGCGGGAGAAGACGCCGTGCACCCGCAGCTCGGTCCCCCAGCCGTGGTCGGCGACGAACGAGCTCACGGTGGCGTCGAGGGTCTGCGGGTCGCGGGCGTCGGGGTGCGCGCCGGACAGCGTGGACCCGGTCGCGCGGGTCCGTCGGCCCGGCGTACGGCCGGAGCGACTCACCCCGCCCGTCGCGGCCGACGCACGGGTCGACCCGGCCAGGCCGCGGGCGATGCTGCGGGCCAGGTCGAGGCCGCCGTCGTCGTGGTCGGGCTCGGGCGGCGAGTCCTCAGGCAGCTCCGCGTCGTGCTCGGCCGGCTGCTCCGGGGGCTCCTCAGGCATCGCGCACCTGGCCGTCGGCCACCGACAGCCGTCGGCCGCGCAGCTGCTCGGGGATGTCCTCCGGCACGGCCGCGGTGACCAGCACCTGCTCGGCGCCGGAGACGAGCTCGGCGAGCTGACCGCGCCGGCCGGCGTCGAGCTCGGCGAAGACGTCGTCGAGCACCAGCACCGGATCGTCGGCGTCACCGGACGTCGGCGCGCGCAGCAGCTCGTAGGACCCGAGCCGCAGGGCCAGCGCGAACGACCACGACTCACCGTGGCTGGAGTAGCCCTTGACCGGAAGGTCGCCCAGCGAGCAGAGCATCTCGTCGCGGTGCGGGCCGACCAGGGTCAGGCCGCGGTCGAACTCGTCCTTGCGGCGGCGTTCGAGCTCGGCCACGAACGCCGCGACCTTCCCCTGGGCGTCCTCGAAGGAGGGCCGGTAGGTGAGCAGCGCATCGTCGCGGTGGGCCCCGCGCGCGACCGCCTCGTAGGCCTTGCCGAGCAGCGGCGTCAGCTCGGCGATGAGCTGAGTCCGGGCCGCCATGATCTCGGTGCCGAGCTCAGCGAGGCGCTCGTCCCACACCTCGAGGGTGGCCAGCGCGGCGTCCCGCGAGCCCTTGGTGACGCCGGCCGATCGGAGCAGGCTGTTGCGCTGCTTGAGGACCCGGTCGTAGTCGGCCCGGGTGCCGGCGTACCGCGGGGAGCGCTGGACCAGCAGGTCGTCGAGGAACCGGCGCCGCTCGCCGGGGTCGCCCTTGACCAGGGCCAGGTCGTCGGGCGCGAACACCACGCTGCGCAGCACCCCGAGGAGGTCCCGGGCACGCGGCAGTGGGGAGGAGTTGATCCGGGCGCGGTTGGAGCGGCCCGGGTTGATCTCCACCTCGAGGACCGCGCGGCGGTCGTCGCGGACGACGGCCGCACGCACGACGGCCTGGCTGCAGCCGGTGCGCACCAGGGGCGCGTCGGCCGCGACCCGGTGCGAGGACAGCCGCGAGAGGTAGTCGACGGCCTCGACGACGTTGGTCTTGCCCTGCCCGTTGCGGCCCACCAGCGAGGTCGTCCCGGCGCCGAGCTCGAGGTCGAGATCGGTCCAGGAGCGGAAGTCGTGGAGGGTCAGATGGGCGACGTACAACGGCGGTTCGTCATCCTTCGGACTTGACCGCGTGGCCGCCGAACTCGTTGCGCATCGCCGCGATCGCCTTCATCGCCGGGCTGTCGTCCTGGCGCGAGACGAAGCGGGCGAACAGCGCTGCGGTGATCGCAGGCATGGGTACGGCGTTGTCGATCGCGGACTGCACCGTCCACCGACCCTCGCCGGAGTCCTCGGCCCAGCCGCGGATCTTGTCCAGGTGCGGGTCCTTGGTGATCGCGTCGGTGAGCAGATCGAGCAGCCACGAGCGGATCACCGTGCCCTCGCGCCAGGAGTTGAACGTCTCCGGGACGCTGTCGACCAGGTCGACGGCCTCGAGCAGCTCCCAGCCCTCGGCGTACGCCTGCATGATGGCGTACTCGATGCCGTTGTGGACCATCTTCGCGTAGTGCCCCGCGCCAGGCCTCTTCCCGGCATGGACGAACCCGAACTCGCCCGGCGGCTTGAGGGCGTCGAAGGCCGGCTGCACCTTGGCGACATCGGCGTCGGAGCCGCCGCACATCAGCGCGTAGCCGTTCTCCAGGCCCCAGACGCCGCCGGACACGCCGCAGTCCACGAACCCGACCTTCCGCTGCGCGAGCAGGTCGGCGTTGATCTGGTCGTCGGTCCACTTGGAGTTGCCGCCGTCGACCACGAGGTCGCCCTCGCCGAGGAGGTCACGGAGCTGCTTGATGGTGTCGCGGGTGGGGTCGCCGGCGGGCACCATCACCCACACGACCTTGGGCGCCGGAAGCTTCTCGACCATCTCCTGGAGGCTGGCCACGTCAGCCACGTCAGGGTTCATGTCGTAACCGACGACCGTGTGCCCGGCGTTGCGCAGCCGGGTGCGCATGTTGCCGCCCATCTTCCCGAGCCCGACGAGTCCGATGTCCATGCGCTGCCTCCTGGTCGCGGTGTGCTCCGGTCCTGGTTGGTCCGGCTTGCCCGGCCCCGGTCGCGGGCCGGTGCCCGTCAGGACAGCAGCCGGCGGGGCATCAGCAGGTAGCGGAAGTCCGTGGCGTCAGCCGCGGACCCCGTCCCGGCGTCGCCGTCGATGCTGTCCACCCCCGACATTACGACAGGCTTCGACGCCTGGGTGAAGGCCAGCTGGACGAACGGGTCGGGGATCGCCTGGAGGCCATCGAGCAGGAACTGCGGGTTGAAGCCCGTGGTGATGTCCTCGCCGGTGACGTGCGCCTCGAGCGACTCGCTGGCCATCGCGTCTTCGCCGCTGCCGGCATCCAGGGTGAGCACACCGTCGGAGAAGGCCATCTGCACGGCGCTGTTGCGCTCGGCGACCAGCGAGACCCGCTTGACCGAGTCGATCAGCGTGTCCCGAGCGACCCGGGCCACGGTCAGGTGCTCGCTGGGGAACAGCGACCGGACCTTGGGGAACTCCCCGTCGAGGAGTCGGGTGGTGGTACGGCGTACGCCTCCGCCGGCCGAGCCCTCGAAGCCGATGATGCCCTCGCCCGATCCGGCGGAGGACAGCGCGATCGAGATCTCGGCCCCCCCGGTCAACGCCTTGGCGGTGTCGGCGAGCACCTTGGCGGGCACCAGCGCGGCCGCGGTGAGGTCGGTCGTCCCCGGGCTCCACTGGAGCTCGCGCTGGGAGAGCCGGAAGCGGTCGGTGGCCAGCATCGTGATCGCGTCGCCGTCGAGCTCGAGCCGCACCCCGGTCAGCACCGGAAGCATGTCGTCGCGGCCGGCCGCGGTGACCGCCTGCGCGACCGCGTTCGCGAACGCCTCGCTGCTGACCCGGCCGCTGGACGCGGGGATCTCGGGCAGCGTCGGGTAGTCCTCGACCGGCATCGTCTGCAGACTGAACCGCGCCGAGCCGCAGGTCAGGCTGACCTTGGTGCCCTCGATGCTGACCTCGACCGGCTTGTTGGGCAGGCTGCGACAGATGTCGGCGAGCAGCCGACCCGACACCAGGGCTCGGCCCTCCTCGCTGACCGCCGCGTTGAGCGTCGCGCAGGCAGAGGTCTCGTAGTCGAAGGTCGACAGGCGCAGCCCGTCCCCGGCGTCACCGGAGCCGGCCTCGATCAGCAGGCCGGACAGCACCGGGGCGCTCGGGCGGATGGGCAGGGTGCGGGCGGTCCAGGCGACGGCGTCGGCGAGCACGTCGCGTTCGACAGTGAACTTCAAGTCAAGATCTCCTCAGATGACGTCTCGCGGACGTGGGGCGTGGAGCCGGTCGATCCGCGGGTCTGCATCCTGCCACGTCGACCGTCATCCCCAGAAGGGATGCCGTGATGAGTTCGGGGGTCGAAGGTGCAATGACAGGTTCAGTAGTCGTAGTAGGTCCGGTGGATTCTGTGGACAACCCCGATTCATGCAGGTCAGTGCCGGTTCGGGGCTGTGGACCGCGTGTGGACGCAGCGTGCGTCGTACAGCCGACCCTGTGGTTCGTCGCAGCGGCTGTGCGTCGTACGACCCGGTTGTCCACACGTGATCCCCAGCCGGTCCACCGATCGGGGCGCCACGAAGCACAGGGTCGAGCGGGGCGGATCGGGTGGCCGGCGGCGGTCACGCCTGCTTGGCCTGCTGCTTGATCCGGGTGGTCAGCTCGGTCACCTGGTGGAAGAGGTTGCGGCGCTCGGCGAGGTCCTTGCGGATCCGCCGGTCGGCGTTCATCACGGTGGTGTGGTCACGACCGCCGAACTGCTGGCCGATCTTCGGCAGCGACAGCTGGGTCAGCTCGCGACAGAGATACATCGCGATCTGCCGGGCGGTGACCAGGGCGCGGGTGCGGCTGGGTCCGCACAGATCGTCGATGCTGTAGCCGAAGTACGACGCCGTCTGGGCGATGATCAGCCCGGCCGTCACCTCCGGCTCGCCGCCCTCGGGGATCAGGTCCTTGAGGACGATCTCGGCCAGGGTGAGGTCGACCTCCTGGCTGTTGAGACTGGCGAACGCGGTGACCCGGATCAGCGCGCCTTCCAGCTCGCGGATGTTGGTCTGGATCCGGCTGGCGATGAACTCGAGCACGTCCGGCGGGGCGGAGAGCCGCTCGGCGGCCGCCTTCTTGCGCAGGATCGCGATCCGGGTCTCGAGGTCGGGCGGCTGCACGTCGGTGAGCAGGCCCCACTCGAAGCGGTTGCGCAGCCGGTCCTCGAGCTGGGTGAGCCGCTTGGGAGGCCGGTCGGAGCTGATCACGATCTGCTTGTTGGCGTTGTGCAGCGTGTTGAAGGTGTGGAAGAACTCCTCCTGGGTGGACTGCTTGCCCTCCAGGAACTGGATGTCGTCGATGAGCAGCACGTCGACGTCGCGGTAGCGGCGCTGCAACGCGTCCCGCTTGTCGTCGCGGATCGCGTTGATGACGTCGTTGGTGAAGACCTCGGAGGACACGTAGCGGATCTTCGCCCCGGTGTAGAGGCTGCGGACGTAGTGGCCGATGGCGTGCAGCAGGTGGGTCTTGCCGAGCCCGGAGTCGCCGTACACCAGCAGCGGGTTGTAGGCCTTGCCCGGCGCCTCGGCGACCGCGACCGCGGCGGCGTGGGCGAACCGGTTGGAGCTGCCGATCACGAAGGTCTCGAAGGTGTAGCGCGGGTTCAGCGGGCTGTCCGGGATCCCGGTGGTCAGGGAGAGTCCGGTGGCTGCGGCATAAGGTCGATCTGTCGACAAATCGTTTTGGTGATCTATCGATATGCCGTTCTGTCGGCCGCCGGAGCCTTCACCCCGGCCCACTCGAGCGCGATCGTTACCGAAGGGGCCGCCGTCGGCGGGGCGGGGCGGGGGCCACGGGGCGAGCCCGCGGGACTGCGCGGTCGGTGCCGCCGGGTTGTCGACCGGACGGTCCGTGCGCTGGGCGGGCGCGACGGCACCTGCCGCGGCGGTCGGGGTCGCCGGCACCGGGTCGTTGCCCGGCTCGAGCGCAGGGTCGACGCTGACCGCGATCCGGATGGGCTGGCCGAGCGAGTCGCTGAGCGCATCCTCAAGGCGAGTGCGGAGCCGACCTTCGAGCTGGCCGCGGGTGAACTCGTTGGGCACCGCGATCACTGCGGTGCTCTCGGCGAGCATCAGCGGCTTGCTGTCCTCGAGCCACACCCGTTGCGTCGGGGCCAACCGGTCCACGATCCCTGGCCACAGTTCTACCAACCTGTCCCGGTCCGATGCCTCCACGCTTTCGCCCGCTCCCTTGTTTGACCATCCACATGTTTGTCCACAGGTTGTGCAACACCCGGGACCGGTCCGGCTCCGAGGTGTTGCCGAGAGCGGTTTCGGTGCTCGCAGGAGACACGTCTTCCCAGTTCAGAGCCCGTTTCACCAGGTTGTGAGGGGGCCGGCGAAGGACTGTCGGAGCTCCTCGGTCGACCGTCCGGGACGACGCCCTCGGTAGCCGGACGCTAACAACTCATTGGCCTGTGGATCAACCGGTTCTCCACAGGTTCGGCAAGGATTGTGAGTCGGTACGGCGTGTCGTGCCCGGATCACCGCGAGAAGCGTGGCAACGTGGCGCGGTTCACGTCCGGTGCGCCCGACCCGGGTCCCACGGTCCTGGTCATCGCCTGCCGGTTTGACCCTCTGCCCGGCGGCCGCGTACCGTAGGTCAGTCGAACCGGTGTCGACCGGTGCCGCATGTCCACGCACTCACCTCGCAACACTTCCGGCGTCGTGGACTTGCGGTGCCAGTTGACGCAACGCAACGCACGCAACCGGTGGCCCGGTTCGCCGCATTCCACAGGCCGCAAACCCGTCAGGGGAGTTGAACCACGTGAGCAAGCGTACGTACCAGCCGAACAACCGTCGTCGGCACAAGAAGCACGGCTTCCGTCTGCGGATGCGCACCCGCGCCGGTCGCGCGGTCCTGTCCTCGCGTCGGGCCAAGGGTCGCAAGAGCCTCGCCGTCTGAGCAGCTGAGCGACCGCCGTGCTCCCTGCCGGCAATCGGCTCACTGACGGCGCCACCTTTCGTGAGGTGGTGCGCCGTGGCACCCGAGCCGGTGGCCCGGTCCTGGTGCTGCACCTGCGCGACACCGACGAACAGCGACCCGTCCAGGTCGGTCTGGTGGTGTCGAAGGCAGTGGGGCCGGCGGTCACCCGCAATCTTGTGAAGCGTCGTCTCCGTCACCTGATGAGGGACCGGATCGCGGATCTGCCGCCCGGTTCCCTGCTGGTGGTGCGCGCCCAGCCGGCCGCCGCTGGCGCGTCGTACGCCGAGCTGGGAGCGGAACTCGACCGTGGCCTGGCCCGTTTGACAGGGCAGCGCGGCGAGCACGCTGGGAGGGTCGGGCCGTGAAGTACCTACTGATCGGCCTGCTTCGTCTCTATCGCCTGCTCATCAGCCCGCTCTACGGGCAGATCTGCCGCTACCACCCGTCCTGTTCGGCGTACGCGCTGGAGGCGGTGACCGTGCACGGGAGCGTCCGCGGCACCTGGCTCGCCGCGCGTCGCCTGGTCCGTTGCCACCCGTGGGCGGCCGGAGGGTATGACCCGGTGCCGCCGGTGGCCGGACGCAATTCCACGCTCAACCAAGGAGCCTGAGTGCACTTCCTCAGCGAAATCGGCAGCTTCATCATGACGCCGCTGTACTACCTGGTCTCGGTCGTCCTGGTCGGCTTCCATGACGTGCTCGGGAAGGTGTTCGGCAGCGGCTCGGGCTGGGCCTGGGGCCTGTCGGTGGTGGGGCTGACCCTGGTGATCCGGGCGGCCCTGATCCCGCTCTTCGTCAAGCAGATCAAGTCGTCGCGCAACATGCAGCTGCTGCAGCCCAAGGTCAAGGAGCTGCAGAAGAAGTACGGCCACGACCGCGAGCGCCTGGCCCAGGAGACGATGGCGCTCTACAAGGAGACCGGGACCAACCCGTTCGCGTCCTGCCTGCCGCTGCTGATCCAGATGCCGATCTTCTGGGCGCTGTTCCGGCTGATCGACCACGCCGCCAAGAACAACCAGGGTCACGGCGTGCTCACCGACAAGCTGGCGGTCAGCTTCGCGAACGCCCCGTTCTTCGGCGGCAGCCTCAAGAACAGCTTCACCAGCAACGGCGGCCACACCAGCGTCCAGATCGCGGCGGCCATCCTGGTGGTCGCGATGATCGTCACCACCTTCACTACCCAGCGCCAGCTGATGGCGAAGAACATGCCCTCCGATGCGCTCACCGGCCAGTACGCCCAGCAGCAGAAGATGCTGCTCTACGTGCTGCCGCTGGTGTTCGGTGTCGGTGGCATCGCCTTCCCGATCGGGGTGCTGTTCTACTGGACCACCTCGAACGTCTGGACGATGGGCCAGCAGTTCTACGTGATCCGGAACAATCCGGCACCGGGAACGCCGGCCTTCGAGGCCAAGCAGAAGCGGGACCGAGCCAAGGGCAAGCCGCCGCCCGTCGAGGCCACCGCGGCGACGAGCGACGACCCGGTGGCCCCGGCCGCCGGCGCAGGTCAGGCAGCCACCGATCGTCGGCCCGCCCAACGACAGCAACCCAGGAAACAGTCGCGTCAGCAGCGCAGACAGACCGGTGCCAAACCGGAGTCCGGCGCCGGCGATCAGAAGAAGCAGGGAGACAGCAAGTGAGCGAGCAGATCCAGGACGTCGAGGTCGACGCTGCGCCCGCAGAGGCCGGGGAGTCCGACACGACCACCGAGGCGCTGAGCGAGACCGACACCGACGACGCCGCCGTCGTCGGCGGTGCGGCCGATGAGGGCGATGAGGGCGATGAGGGTGGACGACCGGGTCGTCTGGCGCGACTGGAGCGGGAGGGCGACATCGCCGCGGACTATCTCGAGGAGTTGCTCGAGATCGCCGACCTGGATGGCGACATCGACCTGGACGTCGAGGGTGACCGCGCAACAGCGTCCATCGTCGGCGCGAATCTGCCCCAGCTCGTCGGCCATGACGGCGAGGTGCTCGAGGCGCTGCAGGAGCTGACTCGGCTCGCCGTCTACCGCGAGACCGGCGAGCGGTCCCGGCTGATGCTGGACGTCTCTGGGCATCGGGCGGCCCGGCGTACGGCGCTGGAGGCGTTGGCCTCCGAGGTCGTGGCGCGGGTGCGCGCCAGCGGTGAGCGCG includes:
- the yidD gene encoding membrane protein insertion efficiency factor YidD, giving the protein MKYLLIGLLRLYRLLISPLYGQICRYHPSCSAYALEAVTVHGSVRGTWLAARRLVRCHPWAAGGYDPVPPVAGRNSTLNQGA
- a CDS encoding Jag family protein — its product is MSEQIQDVEVDAAPAEAGESDTTTEALSETDTDDAAVVGGAADEGDEGDEGGRPGRLARLEREGDIAADYLEELLEIADLDGDIDLDVEGDRATASIVGANLPQLVGHDGEVLEALQELTRLAVYRETGERSRLMLDVSGHRAARRTALEALASEVVARVRASGEREDLDPMRPFERKVVHDAVAAAGLRSESEGVEPHRYVVVLPGDDVSSAEE
- the yidC gene encoding membrane protein insertase YidC; this translates as MHFLSEIGSFIMTPLYYLVSVVLVGFHDVLGKVFGSGSGWAWGLSVVGLTLVIRAALIPLFVKQIKSSRNMQLLQPKVKELQKKYGHDRERLAQETMALYKETGTNPFASCLPLLIQMPIFWALFRLIDHAAKNNQGHGVLTDKLAVSFANAPFFGGSLKNSFTSNGGHTSVQIAAAILVVAMIVTTFTTQRQLMAKNMPSDALTGQYAQQQKMLLYVLPLVFGVGGIAFPIGVLFYWTTSNVWTMGQQFYVIRNNPAPGTPAFEAKQKRDRAKGKPPPVEATAATSDDPVAPAAGAGQAATDRRPAQRQQPRKQSRQQRRQTGAKPESGAGDQKKQGDSK